The DNA region agttttgaagttgagtctttgccggataaagtgaagttaggatataaGTTGTCCTGTATGAGCTTATGTGCCAagtacattacgatgttacaggtgtcaaacttatgggcatgtggcagcagtatgtaggagggagattccaaggtgggagaagtgtgcagaagggcatgagactaaggagtgtgaagcagtggggaaagtagtggtatgtgctaattgtaggggtggccatggggctggggatcagacatgtccagtgcaaagagagaagcaggttgaggtttccagggtaagagtagagaagaagttgtcatatgctgaggcagtgaagaaagtagaggaagaggggtcaaggggggtgagtgtagtagatacagtggggagaacaagtgtttgatacactgccgattttgcaggttttcctactacaaagcatgtagatgtctgtaatttttatcataggatacacttcaactgtgagagactgaatctaaaacaaaaaatccagaaaatcacattgtatgattttttaagtaattaatttgcattttattgcatgacataagtatttgatcacctaccaaccagtaagaattccgactcacagaactgttagttttttctttaagaagcctcctgttctccactcattacctgtattaactgcacctgtttgaactcgttacctgtataaaagacacctgtccacacactcaatcaaacagactccaacctctccacaatggccaagaccagagagctgtgtaaggacatcagggataaaattgtagacctgcacaaggctgggatgggctacaggacaatagggcaagcagcttggtgagaagggcaacaactgttggtgcaattattagaaaatggaagaagttcaagatgacggtcaatcaccctcggtctgggggctccatgcaagatctcacctcgtggggcatcaatgatcatgaggaaggtgagggatcagcccagaactacacggcaggacctggtcaatgacctgaagagagctgggaccacagtctcaaagaaaaccattagtaaacactacgcgtcatggattaaaatcctgcagcgcacgcaaggtccccctgctcaagccagcgcatgtccaggcccgtctgaagtttgccaagaccatctggatgatccagagggaggaatgggagaaggtcatggtctgatgagacaaaaatagagcttttggtctaaactccactcgccgtgtttggaagaagaagaaggatgagtacaaccccaagaacaccatcccaaccgtgaagcatggaggtggaaacatcattctttggggatgcttttctggaaaggggacaggacgactgcaccgtattgaggggaggatggatggggccatgtatcgcgagatcttggccaacaacctccttcaatcagtaagagcattgaagatgggtcgtggctgggtcttccagcatgacaacgaccaaacacacagccagggcaactaaggagtggctccgtaagaagcatctcatggtccttgagtggcctagccagtctcagacctgaacccaatagaaaatctttggagggagctgaaagtccgtgattgcccagcgacagccccgaagcctgaaggatctggagaaggtctgtatggaggatgggccaaaatccctgctgcagtgtgtgtgcaaacctggtcaagacctacaggaaatgtatgatctctgtaattgcaaacaaaggtttctgtaccaaatattaagttctgcttttctgatgtatcaaatacttatgtcatgcaataaaatgcaaattaattacttaaaaatcatacaatgtgattttctggatttttgttttagattccgtctctcacagttgaagtgtacctatgataaaaattacagacctctacatgctttgtaagtaggaaaacctgcaaaatcggcagtgtatcaaatattgtTCTCCCACTGTATGTACCAGTACAGTGGGATAGGCAAGCAAGTGTTATATTTCAGTAAGATTGGGTTTTTAGCGTtgatagcaatggttattaattgtactgcagggatggaatgcaaatcgaagaaaattgaggtggtggtggcagctgcagagagatatttttgtgtgcgagacttgacagcagaagagttacagggagtgttaagtggtgatgtcccatcatttcaggttgagagCATGAGGTAGGAGAgagtatatttaaatagtggagaagggtggggttaattattagtagtagtagttttgaagttgtgagtgtagtgttagatggtaggatatttctttgctttgttttattttatttgccaaggaaagataagggagttgtactccagtctagtaggtggcggtaatgtaaCAAATTGATGCCAACCGCCggtaaacctcattgaagaagaagaagaagaagaagaagcgcaATTCTGGTAAAAgagggctacaacaacaataccGTCAACTTTCAAAATCATGTCAAGGTAAGATTAAGCTTTCTAACACATTGTAGATCGTTTGGAAATACAAAAGCATAATTTAGTAGTCTGATTATTTGTCCACATGCACCTGATCAACAATAAACCTAttgatctagctagctagcttgctaactagccATTAGAAGCtatatagctaactagctatcatAGCAAGCAAGTTTGATTATCTTCAAAAAGGCTGTGTTGTGAATCACCATATTTGTTATTAAGACAATGTCAAAATATATATGAAGTGTGAATCGTTCATATTTAACATGACAATCCATTGGTAACACGGATCACTGGCAAGTTAGCATGGCTAACTAGGCCGTTTGTTAGGTAGCTAAGGAGGCTATCTAGTCAATTTAATTTCAGTAATCATTAGTCATTTAGTGATTACAAATCAAATGTCAGTTTTACATCTCGTTTGCTTTAAACGATATTGCTCGAAATGTACACTCGCAAAACGCAGTCAACCCATCCGCGCTTCAGTCGCCTCTCAATGTTGGTGCATAAATTACACAACACTTTACAGTATCGCGTATTTTCTGGTAGGGAAACTGAATCGGATGCGCTCATGCACCGATCGATAGACGCCCTTacaaaaaaaagattgcagtttcgAAACTGCAGTAACATCAGTCGACTGtgggtattttggacgcagtaattgcagaataactgcagttagactgcactctgactgcaatattTTTAGTAAGGGGAGGAGAGTTGTAGTTAATACGCCGGAGCAGTTTATAAAGAATTTAGCTAGTCTCATTTTTTTCTACATAATAGTATAATCTCTTGAAATCTGAGTTCCTCGAGTTTTCCAGACGTAACCTGCCTAGGCAATATGCATGTGATCAAAATCAACACAGGCTTCCAATATGTATTATTAGCACTGGCAGTTAAACGTATTAACACTAAATAGACACTTTGTCACAATTCCAGACGTAATAATGCACAATTTCATGACAATTAAGTGTATGTGAATTGACGCTTCTACTCTCTTGCAAATTATGACGCCATTGAAGTCGTGGATTTCGTCTTAATTCACCAGTCACGTTGGCGGGTGGTCACactcagggctctacagtgcgaaCAAAAACATGTGTTAAGTAACTTATGGGCACAAGTGCAAGTTGTGATTTATAGCAAAATAAATGATGCAGTatctgttttcaaagtatttctacTGTTTTGTTTCATATCTGTAATGCACAAAGAAATCTGAATCCTAACGCTATAGCTATCCCACCTCGAACAGCAGTGCCTGTCTGGGGGCTCGTGAGTGAAGGTGCTGAAAGATGCGTTTATAgaagcatttacattttagtcatttagcagacgctcttatccagagcgacttacagttagtgagtgcatacattttagaaGGCTGAAATATTCGTTTTTAGAAGCCTTTCAGAAGGCATAATGGTCTCTTTTACTCGAAAGTCTActaaagtgagactttgtcctcgTGTTTTTAGCTATTTACATTGTTTCGTTCACAAGCTAGGTTGCTTTTCAATCTTTGAGTTTGCTTCCACTGCTTTCAAAAAGAGAGATCTTCTGCCTCTACTAGTGAGAATCCAGGCATGTCGTAgggcgcgaccgggagacccatgggcggcgcacaattggcccagcgtcgtccagggtaggggagggaatggcggcagggatgtagctcagttggtagagcatggcgtttgcgacgccagggttgtgggttcgattccacgggggccagcatgaaaacaaataaacaaataatgtatgcactcactaactgtaagtcgctctggataagagcgtctgctaaatgactaaaatgtaaatgtaattctcaCAGGCACACGTGACGACTCGAGTCAGGGTTGTCAGGTCCTGCTAGACATTTTAGATCAATGACCTCTCAAAGCCCGCCCACAAAGCCTGAAACCTAACATTTTTTTTCTGCAGCAAGAGATGACTTGCCACATTTATCAAATAAACCCATTTTCCGTAACGTTATCAAgcgaattaagaaggaatatcgaCTTAATTTGTAACTACTTAGGCCAAGAACCAAAATTCGGTTTTccatcaaaataataataattgtaagcTTAAGCATATGTCCCAAGAGAAAAGATAATTCGCCCTTAATCTCAaccagatcattttccatcaatggatgtcgatttaacttgTTTGATTGCaatgattaagcaataaggcccgaggtgtGGTAGGTTAGCTATATGAcaaatataccatggctaagtgCTGTTCttaggacacagcccttagccatgggaTATTatccatataccacaaacccctgaggtgtcttattataaactggttaccaatgtgattagaacagtaaaaagtatttttgtcatacccgtggtaccCGGTCTAAAATACCACAgctttcaaccaatcagcattcagggctcaaaccacccagtttataattgtaaataaatcctgTTTGCGCatgactaaaatctgggtttataattgcaattcaacgttgccatggtttgctgagctagatgcaggtagcctatagcccctgataggcctacatctcatTTCAGTGAAGAGGCCACAATGAAACTTGACATTTGCGACAGAGCTGTGACCATGATCTCAATTGATAACtggccattaataattgcataataacacaaggctacaacaacaataaactgaagttataggctatttattaaatccGTTTGCCAGCTACAGGTTGGCTACACAACTGGCACtaattgatttgcaatgacttCAACGAtatcgtcatttcaacatatattttaattattttctttttgtttaaatcttttttttctttaggtggtagatcagctttaatattgcagatagattgtacattccatcaatgtaattgtttgcatcacttccaatcccccatatgtttttagCCTACTTGATGGAACAGATGCAAATGTATATTTCTCCACATTTAATTTGcagtttcattgtggacttttTCCCATAACAGAAGTAGGCGaaggagttccataacttccattccAAATTTGCGCTTACGCAGCGCTCCAGACCCAAGAACTGAGTAGCGTAAAACCCTAAGCTCGACATTAGTACTTTAAACCACCTCTGAGCTTATTTATCTACAACGCTTTAGTGCACCTAAAGTCATTTCCCAGTGCTTTGTCACCGTTATCAGTTCTAGCgcgttaatatgttttatggaaaaagggttggaaataggtgtcaccataatgacaatctaaatagcctacctacaaaTGGTAAAAAGTTGTGAAGACGTGCGCGGTGCTGCTCTGTCTCCGTGACTCAGGGGCAGCGCCTCTCAACCAGTGCTCTCCAACACACCCCCCCGGCCCCTCACTCACACCCTCCGGTCCTTCCCCACCACACCCTCCGGTCCTTCCTCACCACACCCCCTCCGGTCCTTCCCCTCAACACACCCCTCCGGTCCTTCCCTCACACACCCCCTCCGGTCCTTCCTCACACACCCCCTCCGGTCCTTCCCCTCACCACACCCCCCGGTCCTTCCCTCAACACACCCCTCCGGTCCTTCCTCTCTACACCCCCCGGTCCTTCCCTCACCACACCCCCGGTCCTTCCTCAACACACCCTCCGGTCCTTCCCTCAACACACCCCCGGTCCTTCCCTCACCACACCCTCCGGTACCCTCACCACACCTCCCTCCGGTCCCTCAACACACCCCCCGGTCCTTCCCTCAACACACCCCTCCGGTCCTTCCCTCACCACACCCTCCGGCCCTTCCCCCTCACCACACCCTCCGGTCCTCCCCTCCGGTCCTTCCTCAACACACCCCCCTGGCCTTTCCTCACCACACCCCCGGTCCTTCCTCACCACACCCCTCCGGTCTTCCTCACCACACCCCCTCCGGTCCTTCCCTCAACACACCCTCGGTCCTTCCCCACCCCCTCCGGTCCTTCCTCACCACACCCCCCTCCGGTCCTTCCTCAACACACCCCCTCCGGTCCTTCCTCAACACACCCTCCGGTTCCCTCACCACACCCTCCGGCCCTTCCTCAACACACCCTCCGGTTTCCTCACCACACCCCCGGCCCTCACCACACCCCTCGGCCCTCCCTCCGGCCCCTCCTCAACACACCCTCCGGCCTCCCCCCCCGTCCCTCCTCACCACACCCTCCGCCTCCTCCGGTCCTTCCCCTCAACACACCCCCTCCGGTCCTTCCTCAACACCCCTCCGGTCCTCCTCACCACACCCCCCGGTCCTTCCTCAACACACCCCCGGTCTTCCTCACTACACCCTCCGGTCCTTCCCTCACCACACCCCTCCGGTCCTTCCTCACCACACCCTCCGGTCCTTCCTCACCACACCCCTCCGGTCCCCCACCACACCCTCCGCCCTCCCTCACCACACCCCCCCGGCCCTTCCTCAACACACCCTCCGGTCCTTCCTCACCACACCCCCCGGTCCTTCCTCAACACACCCTCCGGCTCCTCCCTCAACACCCCCTCCGGTCCTTCCCCTCACCACACCCTCCGCCCCCCCCTCCGGTCCTTCCTCACCACACCCCCGGTCCTTCCTCAACACACCCCTCCGGTCCTTCCCCTCACACACCCCTCCGGTCCTTCCCTCACCAGCACCCCTCCGGTCCTTCCTCAACACACCCCCGGTCCTTCCTCACCACACCCCTCCGGTCCTTTCCCTCACCACACCCCCTCCAGTCCTTCCTCACCACACCCCCGGCCCCCCCCTCCGGTTTCCCCTCAACACACCCTCCGGTTTCTCACCACACCCCCCGGCCCTTCCCTCAACACACCCCCGGCCCTCCCCCTCCGGCCCcttccccctcaacacaccccCTCGGCCCTCCCCCGGTCCTCACACACCCTCCGGCCCTCCCTCCGGTCCTTCCCTCAACACACCCCCGGTTCCTCAACACCCCCCGGTCCTTCCTCACCACACCCTCCGGTTCCCTCAACACACCCCTCCGTCCTTCCTCACCACACCCTCCGGTCCTTCCCTCACCACCCTCCGGTCTTCCTCACCACACCCTCCGGTCCTTCCTCAACACACCCCCGGTCCTTCCTCACCACACCCTCCGGTTCCCTCACCACACCCTCCGGCCTTCCCCCAACACACCCCCGGTCCCTCCTCACCACCCCCCGGTCCTTCCTCAACACACCCCCTCCGGTCCTTCCCTCACCACACCCTCCGGTCCTTCCTCACCACACCCCCTCCGGTCTTCCCTCACCACACCCCCTCCGGTCCTTCCTCACTACACCCCTCCGGTCCTTCCCCACCACACCCTCCGGCCCTTCCCCTCACCACACCCCTCCGGCCCTTCCCCCTCACCACAACCCCCGGCCTTCCCTCACCACACCCCCCGGCCCTTCCCTCACCACACCCTCCGTCCCTCCCCACCACCCCCGGTCCTTCCTCACCACACCCCCTCCGGTCCTTCCCTCACCACACCCCCTCCGGTCCTCCTCACCACCCCCTCGGTCCTCCTTACCACACCCCCGGTCCTTCCCTCACCACACCCCTCCGGTCCTTCCTCACCACACCCTCCGGCCCTTCCTCACCACACCCCCTCCGGTCTTCCCTCACCACACCCCCTCCGGTCCTTCCTCACCACCACCTGAGTCAGCAGCAGCaaggtcacagtgaaatatactgttgAAACAATTCAAAGAGAAATGCAGGCGGCCGAGAGAATTTAGAAGTAACCCAAAACCTGCAAACCGCGACCAATAGCATGATCACCCGCGACATCCTTTTCAAAGACTAATTTTCAGGAAAATGCACAGCTGACGAGTGCTTTGCTtaagtcaaatcaaatgttattggtacATAACATATTTAGCACATGTTACTGCGGGTGTAgggcaaaatgcttgtgtttctagctccaacagtgcagtagtatctaacagctcacaacaatacacacaaatctaaaagtaaaataatggaattaagaaatatagaaatattaggatggGCAATGTTTGAGTGGCATTGACTATAATATGGTGTCCATATTATGCCATCTTTTGTGAAATGTGTGCCTCTAGTTGATCAATAATCCATTGTCATTAACATTTCAAAGCAAAACATTCCCATATTATGCCAGCTACAAGATGGGAAAAAACACTGCTttaatgtacactgagtgtacaaaatattaagaacactttcctaatattgagttgcacatcAAACAGATGTCAGACATTCAGAGATATCCAAATAATGTTTATTTGTCCAAATCTCAAAATACAGGGGAGGGTACAATATTTAACTCAAAAAGAGAACTGGGTATTCAACAAGAATGTTACTTTGACCATTTAAACACCAATCAAATACAGTATGAACAGTGTAGCTACAGTTCAGTGTGTCTGAGGGTAGTAAAAGTGCAGAGAactgtagctacagattgttacaacagataaatgtgatttaaccaaataTCTTTGTCATctattactgggagttacaggataggtactgtttggtgtagcacagagaattttTTTACATCCTTAGCTTTGCTACGCCGTCTTCTTCCTCAATTCGTGAAACGGGAGTCTCAAAATGTccgtgtccagttgcaggtggtccgttttgaatttagaaaatgccgTTATtacaataaatacttttttttttgctcACTGAACTAATCCAACAGAGTGTACACCGCCATGTTGTCTGTTTCAAGTCTTCGGCTCATTAATCGAGACAGGTGagtgtccaccccaaagtgccatgtcatgatgacagacaCCGTCTTGACCTTTGCACAGTGACCAGACCATACAAAGTAGGCAGGTAGACGTACAGTATCTAGCTACAGCCATGCAATATTTACTTAGGCAAATATTTGGATAGTAAAACCAGCTTATCAGTTTGAGATTTACAACAGTTAAATTGTTGTATGGTTTCTCCTCACTGCTAGCTAGTAAActtagctagcttgctggataGCCAACAATTGTTATCCTATCTTGCGTCATGCCTATAATTTTGTGATTTTGAAATGCATTTACAGTCCAGTCATAACCAATGTCAACCCTCATCAATTGatgttacatagctagctagtaaaactATTTACAGTGCTGATGTTACACATGTTTACAAAAAAGTTAAACGCAAGGCCTGGCACAAGTAACAAGTTAGCAGTGCCaggaactagctagctaactccagTCATGCTAACGTTGCGGTACTAGCTTTAGGTGGCTGGTTGTAACGGTATAGATTGCGTTTAGTAGCCATATCCACAACTAACAAGAGAAGAGGTTGTACAATCAAGAATACAATAGATCTCTGATTGTAAAATCTCCTATCTTTTGTCATAGatatgggggcggcaggtagcttagtggttaagagcgttgtgccagtaaccgaaaggtcgctggttctaatccctagccgactaggtgaaaaaatctgtcgatgtgttccTGAGCAaggacttaaccctaattgctcctgtaagtcgctctggataagagcgttgctaaatgactaaaatgtaaaatgtaaatgtacctgtAGTTGttttgctaactagctagctagactagCTAGTTAGTAAACAGAAAAAACATTcaatttcccccactgtaaccctTAGTATGTTAGCCAGCAATACATAATATGGGTTTCAATAGATAAAACTAAAGTTAGCTACTTGGCTAGCCACTGTTTTTGTAATCTGCCCTCTTGGTGTTGGCATTGGCTATAGCTGAGCTTTCTTTGTTTCGAATCCTCTTGGCTATATTCCGGTTGAACGTCACCATGtcgcccccaccccacccccacccaaaAAAAGCTCCATTGTCGAATTCGTgttgatgagaggaatcacttgaagCCATGTGTCTGGTCAGTcttttcagttttgcccaaagAATTTTGTTGTTAGTGTCTGcctccctaaaaaaaaaaaaaaacgcttgGGGGAGTGACCGGGCCAGAGCACGAAGCACTGCTCCACATGAGTTGTAGTCTTTCAGAGACTGGAAAAAATGTCAGCTAGTATTTTTAGCAATGAATCCACTGATAGGAACATCACTGAAAGACATCCAATCGCTCTTtcgaacaaggacaaccatatctacacgCACAAAAGCATACAGtttgatcagtatcacatagagccttcgTGAAATGCCACAAAGCAGGACTACATTTATTTTCAGATCTCGCCCCCCCCATCAATACACCGGAAGCCATCAGATGGTGTATCATTCAGCACGCGAAGCCcagacctgccttcctcctgggcaattatgtgtgaaacacatctcactgacctTGTGACATGATGAAAAACAAGCCCAGATTCCCCaggtgaaattcccctttaaaaatccttctttaacatgtctcctccccttcatctacactgatttgaagtggaatttaacaggtgacatcaaaagggactcacagctttcacctggattcatctggcaGTCTTGTCATGCAAAGGGTATATGACATCACAGGAAGGGTATAGCTGTCCTCAGATCAGAGGCAGACGTGTCACAACATATTTTAAGATGGCATAATATGGGCATGTTATGGTATGCAATGGTGATCACACTGGATTCATGATCTACCAGTGGTACACattaaataaatactttttttttaagtTTACAAGCATTTTTACTCAGAATTATTTTTGACATAGGGGTCATCAAAGTTCACTGTAATATAACtactttgtgtgtgtttgtatgctatGACTGTAAACGATCTTGATTTCACAATTTAACATTTGCTAAACAGCACCAGTAGGCTACTGCAGCCTCACCTACCCGTGATATCAAGTTATTTTTGATAAGGCAcgaaaaatgaaataaaatatttgGTATAATTTTTTTTGTGGAAGATTTAATAAGTGCGCTTCAAACGGTTTTCTTGCATTGATTTGTAGCTATGATCTCTATCTGTGCATCCGACTCAGTGATATAAGTCCCCGatacctctctgattcagaggagttgggttaaatgtggaagacacatttcggttgaatgcattcagttgtgcaactgactaagtATCTCCTTTCCCAACCAGAAAACATTCAATACCGTAAAGTGTTGAGTATTCACGCACCCCAATTCAGGAGGAGACAGGCGTTTTTTGTGCGGCGTTTCAAAAATGACTTTCATATCACGGCCACGGGTAGAGTGATGCTGCGTTTAGATGGTACGAAGTAGACGGCAAACCGGATGCCATTGTTTTCAATGAGAGCACGACGGTAAATGCCGTCAGCCGCCGATGGTAGACGCAACTTGCCGCCAGAGTTAAAATATTTCAACTTTTGCTGTCTGCAGTAGCGTGGTTTTCTACCGGATGTTGATTTGCACGGTTTGTTTACTGAAATCACCATAGCAACGCATACCTCGTGCTGGTTTGCTTTTGCCATCCTATTTTTTGCTTTCTTGTCCCCCTATAGAGTACCACAGAATGAGGacaatggttccaatcgttttttccatcatacatttttcccataggggatttttaGAAACACATAAAATAAGGTTGTACGCTTACCCCgacgtgacgttttgataactgtgtaaatctctctaggacaaaggTGACTTTTTATCAATGTATTCGCCTGTATTTGAAAACACcatgattcagaggggttgggttaaatgcggaagacagatttcggttgaatgcattcagttgcgcAACTGACGAGCTATTTCCTTTCCCCAACCTGAAAACATTCAATACCGTAAAGTGTTGAGTATTCACGCACCACAATTCAGGAGGACACTGAAGTGCGGATGGCGTGACTGCGTTTTGCAAGTGTCAGCTCACTTGACCGCAGTACTCCTTAAGGTCCAAGGCTTATACAGGCATGCCGTGGGAAGTAGGCGTGCTGAGGGTGCTGAAGGGCCCCCAGAAAAAtctaaataaaacaattatattaataaaaaaacaaattattgtttttctcacaaaagtagtgcactgggcctttactagtcctgtattagcgacAGGTATAGCCTTCTGTATCGCAGGCAATACAACTATTCCAGCATCGCTGCCCATATCAACAttatttcacaaatgcaaaatatacacttCCTGTACAGTTTTAACTGGCTTTATcagttgcagccgacagtatttttcagttacAACACGTTTCTGGCGACCTTCATCCGTTACAAACAGGTGAtcggagcatgctagatagctaattatcACAGGTGGTCCATCTGTCTTCCGTAAACATGcgctgtttttttattttttatttttatttcacctttatttaaccaggtaagccagttgagaacaagttctcatttacaactgcgacctggccaagataaagcaaagcagtgtgataaaaacaacaacacagagttacatatgggataaaacaaaacataaagtcaaaaatacaacagaaaatgtatatacaggtgtgcaaatgtagcaagttatggaggtaaggcaataaataggctatagtgaaaaataattacaattagtattaacactggaatgatagatgggcaagaaatgatgtgcaaatagagatactggggtgcaaatgagcaaaataaataacaatatagggatgaggtagttgggcgggctaatttcagatgggctgtgtacaggtgcagtgatcggtaaggtgctctgacaactgatgcttaaagttagtgagggagataagtgtctccagcttcagagatttttgcaatttgttccagtcattggcagcagagaactggaaggaatggtggccaaaggaggtgttggctttggggatgaccagtgagatatacctgctggagcgcatactacgggtgggtgttgctatggtgaccaatgagctaagataaggacggggat from Coregonus clupeaformis isolate EN_2021a unplaced genomic scaffold, ASM2061545v1 scaf1190, whole genome shotgun sequence includes:
- the LOC123486389 gene encoding extensin-like codes for the protein GQRLSTSALQHTPPAPHSHPPVLPHHTLRSFLTTPPPVLPLNTPLRSFPHTPPPVLPHTPPPVLPLTTPPGPSLNTPLRSFLSTPPGPSLTTPPVLPQHTLRSFPQHTPGPSLTTPSGTLTTPPSGPSTHPPVLPSTHPSGPSLTTPSGPSPSPHPPVLPSGPSSTHPPGLSSPHPRSFLTTPLRSSSPHPLRSFPQHTLGPSPPPPVLPHHTPLRSFLNTPPPVLPQHTLRFPHHTLRPFLNTPSGFLTTPPALTTPLGPPSGPSSTHPPASPPVPPHHTLRLLRSFPSTHPLRSFLNTPPVLLTTPPGPSSTHPRSSSLHPPVLPSPHPSGPSSPHPPVLPHHTPPVPHHTLRPPSPHPPGPSSTHPPVLPHHTPRSFLNTPSGSSLNTPSGPSPHHTLRPPLRSFLTTPPVLPQHTPPVLPLTHPSGPSLTSTPPVLPQHTPGPSSPHPSGPFPHHTPSSPSSPHPRPPPPVSPQHTLRFLTTPPGPSLNTPPALPLRPLPPQHTPSALPRSSHTLRPSLRSFPQHTPGSSTPPGPSSPHPPVPSTHPSVLPHHTLRSFPHHPPVFLTTPSGPSSTHPRSFLTTPSGSLTTPSGLPPTHPRSLLTTPRSFLNTPPPVLPSPHPPVLPHHTPSGLPSPHPLRSFLTTPLRSFPTTPSGPSPHHTPPALPPHHNPRPSLTTPPGPSLTTPSVPPHHPRSFLTTPPPVLPSPHPLRSSSPPPRSSLPHPRSFPHHTPPVLPHHTLRPFLTTPPPVFPHHTPSGPSSPPPESAAARSQ